GATATCTATTTCAAGTGCTATTTCCCTTGCTATTTCTACTGCAGTAGTGAAACCAGTGTCTCTGTAACCTTTAAAAAAGGTAATCAAGCCTTGCACTTTTTCAATGGCAACATCAATAAGCATATCTTTTGACTGTAAGTCCTTGCTAATCAAATTTACTGCAGCCAATATATCATACCAAATGATTATCGCTACTACAAATTCGAAATCACCAAGTTCATTATTTGCTAGAGATTTAGCTTCACTACTAGTTTTAGGATCTTTATCGACATCAGCTACTTGCAGTAGAGCTTTTCGTATGTCTGAAATCTGAAACCTAATAGCTTTGACACTATTTATGTGACTCTCCCAACGAGTAGATGAGACTGATTTCAGAGTCAATCCATCTCCTATATTATCTTTCAAAATCTTCCATTTCTTCGTGGAATTAGCAAATGTTGTGTAGATACGTTGTATGATTCCAAAGAAGTCCTTAGCTTTACCACaagtcttggccatatcacatacTGTTAAATTAAGGCTATGACACCCACATGCAGAATAAAAAGCTCTAGGATTTATATTCAAAAGCAAGGCTTGAGCCCCCAGATTCTTACCTTTCATGTTTGATCCATTGTCGTAGCTCTGCCCTCTCACATTGTCTATGTCTAGATCAAGGTTCTTTAATTCATCCTGCAAAACCTCAAAGAGTCATTTTCCAGTGGTATCATTTACATCCAAAAATCCTAAAAAGGATTCTACAACGGAAACAGAACTTGAAGATGTTTCAACATACCGTATAATCAAAGACATCTGTTCTTGGTGACTCGCATCAGGGGTACAATCAAGTATCACCGTGAAATATTttgcttcttttatttttttaatgatCTCAGATTTAATTGCAGAAGCAATCAAATGTATTAACTCATTTTGGATGCCATGACCAAGGTAATGAGTATGAGTTTCATCATTTGTTATGCGACGAACATGTTCTTGAATAACCGGGTCAAACTCAGCCAACATTTCAACCAAGCCTAAGAAATTTCCGTTGCTATCTTGATACAATTTGGAATTAGTACCACGAAAGGCTAGATTATGTTTCGCAAGAAATTTAACAATCAAGAGAATTCTAAGCAATACTTTACGCCAATGGTCCTTTTCTTTCTCAAGTTGTTGTCGAGCAGCGCTATCAATAGTTTTATTCTGTTGCAACCTGAGGCGCAACTCATGCCAAGTGACCATATTTTGAAGATGTTCAGCTCCGGTTTCATGCTCTCTAAGTCTGATACTAAGGTGTATCCAGTCACTAAATCCCTCATTCGCCAAATGACCTCTAGCACGCCCCTTCCCAAAATTTTTGCAACAAAAGCAGAATACTCTATTGAGCTCTTTAGAATATACAAGCCACTCTCTATCACACATTTCTCCATTTGGCAAACCTCTACTATAAAACACAGCAGAAAATCTCCTACCAAGTTTATCTTTATGGCCCTTTTGGATAGGCGCCCTCTTAGGACCCTTCTCTACCAAATTATCAATTGCTTTAGAATCAAGGCCATCCCAATTTCGAGGATCGAATATATCAGGTTGCAAAGAAACATCAACATTAGCAGGTACTTCATCGCCATGATTTGCTTCATCGGGGTTATTATTCTCAACATGTACCTCATCCATGTTACTAACAACATTAACCTCTTCGCCCTGAGTTTCAGTATGGATAGAGTCATCGTCGTGTACATCATTAGTATTAGCATCTACACTCTGATTTTCAGAAGAAACCTTTGGTTCTTTAACAAAAAACACATCAAGACTACCTTTCAGAGATTCATcaagtttcttttttttctttttctgacgTTTTTCATATCCTGACGGGCACTTTCTAATTCTAGAGGACATTGCAGAAAGTAAACTAAGCGACAGATAAGGAACTAAAAACTGAACTTGCGGTCAAAAAGGAATGAAACAACTTGTCTTTGATTGATGTGAGAAGCAGATCAGGGGGAGCCAGGGAGGAGACGCTTGTTGCTTTGGCGACTAAGAACTCGTAGCCTTGTCTGGCCTGCCAAGCAGTCGAATCTCTATGACGAGCAGGGCCTCCAGGGATCCAGGCTCCACTTGATTCTGACACACGCGGGTCGCAGGACCGGCAAGGCGGCAACTGGAAATGAATGAGGTCAAGTGAAACACTGATTTGCAGGCCCGATTTGAGAGTTGAGAAGAACAGAACGCCAACCAAATAAATAGATGGAGATTGGAAGTAGACATTACCTATTCCACAGCTCATTGCAACGGATAATTTGGGGAAATCGCAATAAAATTAATAGCTGGGGGATTGAGAACGAAACGGCGGCTGCTAGTGAAGAGCTGGAGATTGATTCACGATCTGGGAAAGAGGAACGGCGGCTGCGTTGtgaagaagacgaagagaaaaagAGAGACGTGCGTGAGGAAAGGGCCCAGTAGTTAATTCGTGCAGTCCCACCACCTTCTCTTGGGAACGCAAGTTGGGGGTTAATTCATTGTGGGGCCCTGATGGCATGCTGCACCATTATCCAACCTGTTTTGCACTAATTTTtgctaattactccctccgttcctaaatatttgtctttctagacattttaaatgactactacatacggatgtatgtagacatattttagagtgtagattcactcattttgctccgtatgtagtcacttgttgaaatgcctagaaagacaagtatttaggaacggagggagtactaaatataCTAGTACTACGTATATACAAATCTAGGGGCCCCACTGATTTAGGGGCCCTGTGCAGGCGCACACCCTGCACATGTCCATGGTACGGGCCTGGTGACCACATCATCACGCCTTGTGTCATGGTCTTCTGGTGCCACAACATCGCCTGCTTCTAGCGTAACCATACTGTCACGCTTTGTGTCATGGTCTTCTGGCACCACAACTTTGCCTGGGGTTACTGGCGCGGATGCACTCACCGGACCCGTGTCCAGTTGATCATGATCATCTGAATCCTCTTCGTCCACTAGCTCGCACATCAGCATCATATCCCCGTCGTCTCCTTCCTCGGCCATGAGCGCCCGTTGCTTCGGTGTTTCCTCGCAGTCAGTCTTGAAGTGACCGAAGAGGCCACACTTATAACACCTTACTTTTCTGATGTCAAACTTCCTCCTCGGTGGTTCAGGTGCAGCCTCGCCATCCAAGTCGGCGAAGTTCTTTCTCGCCGAatgcttcttgcccttcttcttgctgcttcTGCTGGATCCGCCTTGCTTTTCTAGGGCGATCCAATGCGCCTTCGTGAGCATCACAAGCTCGTCGTTCCTCCCATCCCCAAGACTGTACCACATCCGCTCATCGTGAGCCTTGTACCGTCCGACAAGATCGTCGATGGAGAGAGTCGCGAGATCGACGCACTGCTCGATCACCGTGACAATTTGCAGGTACCGGGGAGGAGCCGCGCGCAAGAACCGTCGGACAACCGAGGTCTCAGTGAGGTTTTCTCCAAGCGCGTGAATTCGATTGACGAGAGTTGCCACCCGTGAAGCGAACGCGTTCATGGACTCATCGTCGCCCATGACCAAAGTCT
The window above is part of the Triticum aestivum cultivar Chinese Spring chromosome 2A, IWGSC CS RefSeq v2.1, whole genome shotgun sequence genome. Proteins encoded here:
- the LOC123191166 gene encoding zinc finger MYM-type protein 5 isoform X2; translated protein: MSSRIRKCPSGYEKRQKKKKKKLDESLKGSLDVFFVKEPKVSSENQSVDANTNDVHDDDSIHTETQGEEVNVVSNMDEVHVENNNPDEANHGDEVPANVDVSLQPDIFDPRNWDGLDSKAIDNLVEKGPKRAPIQKGHKDKLGRRFSAVFYSRGLPNGEMCDREWLVYSKELNRVFCFCCKNFGKGRARGHLANEGFSDWIHLSIRLREHETGAEHLQNMVTWHELRLRLQQNKTIDSAARQQLEKEKDHWRKVLLRILLIVKFLAKHNLAFRGTNSKLYQDSNGNFLGLVEMLAEFDPVIQEHVRRITNDETHTHYLGHGIQNELIHLIASAIKSEIIKKIKEAKYFTVILDCTPDASHQEQMSLIIRYVETSSSSVSVVESFLGFLDVNDTTGK